Within the Rhizobium favelukesii genome, the region TTTGGGCGCCCATGTTTTCGAACTTGTCTTCCAGTTCGATTTCCTTGGCGACCGAAACGCCATCCTTGGTGATGCGCGGAGCGCCGAAGGACTTGTCGATGATGACGTTACGACCCTTCGGGCCGAGTGTTACCTTCACTGCGTCAGCGAGAATGTCGACGCCCTTGAGCATCTTTTCGCGCGCGGTGCGGCCAAACTTGATTTCTTTAGCTGCCATGATTGAAACTCCTGAATTCGAGTTGTCCGGGCTTTAGGGCCCGTGGCTAAAATCGGAAAGGGAACCGGCTGGATCAGCCGATGATGCCCATGATGTCGGCTTCCTTCATGATCAGAAGGTCTTCGCCGTTGATCTTGACTTCGGTGCCGGACCACTTGCCGAACAGGACGCGGTCGCCAGCCTTGACGTCGAGAGCGACGACCTTGCCGGACTCGTCACGAGCGCCGGAACCGACGGCGACGATTTCGCCTTCCTGCGGCTTTTCCTTGGCGGTGTCGGGAATGATGATGCCGCCCTTGGTCTTTTCTTCGGACTCAACGCGGCGAACAACGACGCGATCGTGAAGGGGGCGGAAGTTGGTGCTTGCCATTGTCTAATCCCTCGATCAAATGACACTCGCAGGCCGGGAGCGGCCCGCACGGATGGGTGTTAGCACTCGTCCTTGGTGAGTGCTAGCGAGGCAGCATTTAGGAGTGGCCCGGCGGGGAGTCAAGAACGGCCGCAATTTTTCTTCGCCGGACTTCGCGACAGCCTTAACGGCATATCCTTGTTGGAAGTAAGACGGGCTGCGCTGTCGCCGAGGTTTCCGAACGTCCTGGCGCTGGAAAGCCGTGTACTCTTTGAACGCTTTCAGCGCCTCGCTTGATGGCGGCAGGATTGCCGCGCATGCACGCAGATGGTATCGAGCCGCTTGGAGCGGGAGGGGCAGCAACCGTGGACAAGGCGATCGCGGCAGGCGACATCGTGGCGACACCGACGCTGCGAGAGGCGGTTCGCGTCTGGGCGCGCATCGGCTGTCTGAGCTTCGGCGGGCCAGCCGGTCAGATCGCCCTCATGCATAAGACCATTGTCGACGAGAAGCGCTGGATTTCCGAGGACCGCTTCCTGCACGCGCTGAATTTCTGCATGTTGCTGCCGGGCCCGGAGGCCCAGCAACTGGCAATCTATATCGGCTGGCTCATGCATGGCGTCCGCGGCGGCTTCATTGCTGGTCTCCTGTTCATTCTGCCGGGCTTCCTTGTCATCCTGATACTGTCGAGCCTCTACGCCGTCTTTCAGGCGGCAGCATGGCTTCCCGCCCTTTTCTTTGGGGTGAAGGCTGCGGTTCTGGCCATCGTCATCGAGACACTGCTTAGGGTAGGGCGCCGAGCGCTCAAGAGGCGCTTTCACTACTGCGTGGCGGGCGCGTCGTTTCTAGCGCTCTTTTTGCTGAACCTGCCGTTTCCTCTGGTTGTCGTCCTGGCCGGAGCAGCCGGGCTGCTATGGATGAAGCATCGCCAAAGTCGATTGGCAGCGCCATCCGTGCCGCAAGCCCCTCCGCCCCGGTTTGTTCCTGCGGTCACGACGCATGCGATCGCAAGGCCGCTTGTGGTGCTCGTGTTCTGGATCCTCGTCTGGCAGTCGCCGCTTCTTTTCATTCGTGGCCTTGACGCGCCGACGGACCTGATCGCTGAAACGTTGAGCGGCGAAACCAATGTTTTCGGTGCGGTCTTCATCTTCTTCTCCAAGATGGCCGTCATTACCTTCGAAGGCGCCTACGCCGTCCTTTCCTACGTCGCTCAGGTCGCCATCGGCCACTACGCCTGGCTCCAGCCCGGCGAGATGCTCGACGGGCTGGCACTTGCCGAAACGACGCCCGGGCCGTTGGTCCTTGTCCTCTGTTTTGTCGGTTTTCTCGCCGGCTATCGCAACCCCGTCCTGATGGCGCCGCTTGCCGGCGGCGTTCTCGGCGCCTTCCTCGCCGCATGGGCGACCTTTGTGCCGAGCTTCATCTGGATCTTCGCCGGAGCTCCCTACATCGAGACGCTGCGCAACAACGAGAACCTCGCGGCCGCCGTTTCGGCGATCACCGCGGCAGTCGTCGGCGTCATTCTCAATCTTGCACTGTGGTTCGGCCTGCACGTGCTCTTTGCCGAGGTTGGGCGCGTGGGGCTCCTCTCCGGGAAGACCGGTCTGCCGATCGCCAGCTTCGCCTGGCCGCAGTGGTGGACGCTCGATATCGCGGCACTCGGGATCTTCGTGCTGGCATCCGTCCTGCTCTTTCGCTTCAAGGCGGGCATTCTCACGGTCTTCGGTGTCTCCACCGCCGCGGGTCTGTTGGTCAAGGCTGCCGCCGCCGTGCTCTAGTCGGCGGCTTCCGGTTTTTTGCAGCAGGCCACCGCAAAATGCCTTGCCATCCCGGCATGCCTTTGCGATGTCACCCGTGACTTAACGAGATCGGGAAATCGGAATGGCCAAGCGGATCGAGAACTTTGCGGAAATCACCAGCCAGTATGATGCGGTGTTTTGCGATGTCTGGGGTGTCTTGCACAATGGCGTCGATCCTTTCCCGAAGGCGGCTGCAGCGCTGGAGGCAGCGCGCGGGGAGGGGCTGACGGTCGTTTTGATCACCAATTCGCCGCGCATCGCTCCGCAGGTCGTGACTCAGCTTCGCCAGATCGGCATCCAGGATGGCGCCTACGACCGTATCGTCACATCGGGCGACGTCACGCGGGGCCTGATTGCAGAGGGGCCGAAGAAGGTATTTCTGCTTGGACCGGATCGCGACCTAGCGATTATCGAGGGGCTTGGTGTGGAGCGCGTCGGCGCCAAGGATGCCGACTCCGTCGTCTGCACCGGTTTCTTCGACGACGAAACCGAGACCCCGGAAGATTACACCGAGATGCTGAAGACGTTCCAGACGCGTGGCGTGCCGATGATCTGCGCCAACCCCGATCTGGTTGTCGAGCGCGGCCATAAGATCATCCCTTGCGCCGGCGC harbors:
- the groES gene encoding co-chaperone GroES; translation: MASTNFRPLHDRVVVRRVESEEKTKGGIIIPDTAKEKPQEGEIVAVGSGARDESGKVVALDVKAGDRVLFGKWSGTEVKINGEDLLIMKEADIMGIIG
- the chrA gene encoding chromate efflux transporter — translated: MHADGIEPLGAGGAATVDKAIAAGDIVATPTLREAVRVWARIGCLSFGGPAGQIALMHKTIVDEKRWISEDRFLHALNFCMLLPGPEAQQLAIYIGWLMHGVRGGFIAGLLFILPGFLVILILSSLYAVFQAAAWLPALFFGVKAAVLAIVIETLLRVGRRALKRRFHYCVAGASFLALFLLNLPFPLVVVLAGAAGLLWMKHRQSRLAAPSVPQAPPPRFVPAVTTHAIARPLVVLVFWILVWQSPLLFIRGLDAPTDLIAETLSGETNVFGAVFIFFSKMAVITFEGAYAVLSYVAQVAIGHYAWLQPGEMLDGLALAETTPGPLVLVLCFVGFLAGYRNPVLMAPLAGGVLGAFLAAWATFVPSFIWIFAGAPYIETLRNNENLAAAVSAITAAVVGVILNLALWFGLHVLFAEVGRVGLLSGKTGLPIASFAWPQWWTLDIAALGIFVLASVLLFRFKAGILTVFGVSTAAGLLVKAAAAVL
- a CDS encoding TIGR01459 family HAD-type hydrolase, whose translation is MAKRIENFAEITSQYDAVFCDVWGVLHNGVDPFPKAAAALEAARGEGLTVVLITNSPRIAPQVVTQLRQIGIQDGAYDRIVTSGDVTRGLIAEGPKKVFLLGPDRDLAIIEGLGVERVGAKDADSVVCTGFFDDETETPEDYTEMLKTFQTRGVPMICANPDLVVERGHKIIPCAGAMAAYYNQLGGETRIAGKPHKPIYEAVLSVAREAHGDFPPSRVLAIGDGMPTDVRGALDYGLDLLYISGGIHAKEYTLNGKTDEAILTAYLDREKATPKWWMPRLA